A part of Halomarina litorea genomic DNA contains:
- a CDS encoding heavy-metal-associated domain-containing protein: MTQTIAVEGMTCEHCEQTVEEALCGVSGVTDATADREAERASVEGDADRTELVRVVEDAGYTSHA; the protein is encoded by the coding sequence ATGACCCAGACAATCGCCGTCGAAGGGATGACCTGCGAACACTGCGAGCAGACCGTCGAGGAGGCGCTTTGCGGCGTGAGCGGCGTCACGGACGCCACCGCGGACCGGGAGGCCGAACGGGCGAGCGTCGAGGGGGACGCCGACCGGACCGAACTCGTCCGCGTCGTCGAGGATGCGGGGTACACGTCCCACGCCTGA